A genomic stretch from Microtus pennsylvanicus isolate mMicPen1 chromosome 9, mMicPen1.hap1, whole genome shotgun sequence includes:
- the LOC142856936 gene encoding small ribosomal subunit protein eS27-like, whose protein sequence is MPLAKDLLHPSPEEEKRKHKKKRLVQSPSSYFMDVKCPGCYRITTVFSHAQTVVLCVGCSTVLCQSTGGKARLTEGCSFRRKQH, encoded by the coding sequence ATGCCTCTCGCAAAGGATCTCCTTCATCCCTCaccagaggaggaaaagaggaaacacaagaaaaagcgCCTGGTGCAGAGCCCCAGTTCCTACTTTATGGATGTGAAGTGCCCAGGATGCTATAGAATCACCACGGTCTTTAGCCATGCACAGACGGTAGTCCTGTGTGTCGGCTGCTCCACTGTCCTCTGTCAGTCTACAGGCGGGAAAGCAAGACTGACAGAAGGATGCTCCTTCAGGAGGAAGCAGCACTGA